The following coding sequences lie in one Pseudorca crassidens isolate mPseCra1 chromosome 2, mPseCra1.hap1, whole genome shotgun sequence genomic window:
- the LOC137209021 gene encoding putative CENPB DNA-binding domain-containing protein 1 has translation MTRRKHKSTGDVAGTAKKHQTITMETKVKIIEKVERGEKMVDITHSYNVNHSTIGTILKNKHKIMEHFKSAVPMMLTIILKKCGKGMEMEKPLSVWMQDQYHRRVPPSLMLIQEKVKSLYEDLKKKLGEESEGASFNASHD, from the coding sequence ATGACCAGAAGAAAGCATAAAAGCactggtgatgtagctggtactgctaagaagcaccaaacgataacgatggaaacaaaagtgaaaataattgagaaagtGGAGCGAGGCGAAAAGATGGTAGACATCACTCATTCTTATAACGTGAATCATTCAACCATTGGCACGATTCTAAAGAACAAGCACAAGATCATGGAACATTTCAAATCTGCTGTGCCAATGATGTTGACAATAATATTGAAGAAGTGTGGAAAAGGGATGGAAATGGAGAAACCTCTCAGTGTGTGGATGCAGGATCAGTATCATCGTCGAGTCCCTCCCAGCTTAATGTTGATTCAAGAGAAAGttaaaagcctttatgaagacttgaagaagaaactCGGCGAAGAATCAGAAGGTGCATCTTTTAATGCCAGTCATGACTAG